A window of Bradyrhizobium sp. AZCC 1610 contains these coding sequences:
- a CDS encoding Crp/Fnr family transcriptional regulator yields the protein MIAADYLKRIAAWSRELNEREIEVARAGIVEKSYRANEHIFMRGDAFDYWTGIVTGLARMSTVSSGGKAATFAGLTAGAWFGEGSVLKGEPRRYDVVALRDTRLALMDRSTFFWLFENSVAFNRFLVRQLNERLGQFIGAVEHGRTLDATGRVARSIASLFNPILYPDMTRHLEITQEEIGALSGISRQNANQCLKRLEKEGLLRLEYGGVTIIELERLRHHGE from the coding sequence ATGATTGCTGCGGATTACCTCAAGCGCATCGCGGCCTGGTCGCGCGAACTGAACGAACGGGAAATCGAGGTCGCTCGTGCCGGCATCGTGGAGAAATCCTATCGTGCCAATGAGCACATTTTCATGCGCGGCGATGCCTTCGACTACTGGACCGGCATCGTCACGGGTCTTGCCCGAATGAGCACCGTGTCGAGCGGCGGCAAGGCTGCGACGTTCGCCGGCCTCACGGCAGGCGCCTGGTTTGGCGAGGGTTCGGTGCTGAAAGGCGAGCCGCGCCGCTACGATGTGGTGGCGTTGCGGGATACGAGGCTGGCGCTGATGGACCGCAGCACCTTCTTCTGGCTGTTCGAGAACAGCGTCGCTTTCAACCGCTTTCTGGTCCGGCAGCTCAACGAGCGGCTCGGCCAGTTCATCGGCGCGGTGGAACATGGCCGCACGCTCGATGCCACCGGCCGCGTCGCGCGCTCCATCGCCTCGCTGTTCAACCCGATTCTCTATCCGGACATGACGCGCCATCTCGAGATCACGCAGGAAGAAATCGGAGCGCTTTCGGGTATTTCGCGGCAGAATGCCAACCAGTGCCTGAAGCGGCTGGAGAAGGAAGGCCTGCTGCGGCTCGAATATGGCGGCGTCACCATCATCGAACTCGAACGCTTGCGTCACCATGGCGAATAA